The proteins below come from a single Pseudanabaena sp. BC1403 genomic window:
- a CDS encoding non-ribosomal peptide synthetase, giving the protein MSYLSGTQSEFTAVDFNPFADGELLLTAPATESQKEIWASVQMGSDANCAYNESQKLWLRGILNVDALRLALQELVLRHEALRTTFSPDGINLCIVASLNLEIPEIDLSGLDFQERETKLANLLKEAVENPFDLEHGPLIRVQLIKTQDQENLLLLTAHHIICDGWSWAVLMTDLGKLYTALKNGETPDLEEPEYFSEYAIAQQEAKGDEEEIATEAYWLNQFSDSIPVLDFPTDRPRPSVRTFEAAREDWDLSPVLVSNLKQLGTKLGCSFTTTLLTSFEVFLHRLTGSNEIIVGTPAAGQAATGNYQLVSHCVNLLPLRSWVDGNQAFSDYLQLRRPIILDAYDHQLFTFGSLIEKLAIPRDTSRIPLVPITFNLDQGLDNDRLLFEDLKVEFSTNPRSYENFEMFINATELRGKVTLECQYNTNLFDAATIRRRLAEFETLLLGIVESPDTTIDQLPLLPEVEQQLLVAWNQTQVDYPRNSSIQEVFEAQVVATPDAIALIFENEQISYQELNSRANQLAHYLRGLGIVADSLVGIYIERSLETVVGILGILKAGGAYVPLDPSYPSERLAFMVTDTQVSVLLTQQRLVEQLPPSNARVVCLDTDWEAIALESQANPVCNVTPDNLAYVIYTSGSTGIPKGVSVVHRGVVRLVKSSNYADFSASQVFLQLAPLAFDASTFEVWGALLNGARLVLFPSDKPSLDELGQIIDRYNVSIIWLTAGLFHLMVDEQLESLRPLQQLLAGGDVLSINHVQRFREALPNCRLINGYGPTESTTFTCCYPIEDAKNLGSSVPIGRPIANTEVYILNPQLQPMPIGAIGEIYIGGDGLASGYFNRPELTTERFVPNPYSSQPGAKLYKTGDLARYFPDGNIEFLGRIDNQVKIRGFRIELGEVEAVLSQYPSIQKSVVIVREDKPADKRIVAYFVPIPGQEPTGTELRSFFKQKLPDYMIPNAFVSLESLPLSPNGKIARKELPAPDGTLSLQESYVAPRNTTEQQIADVWAQVLNLDRVGIHDNFFELGGHSLLATQIIARLRKAFTVELSLRTFFEAPTIGDLGERIVTLNWAKQSAQAAQDNLSDLYEEGEL; this is encoded by the coding sequence ATGAGTTATCTGTCAGGCACACAATCCGAATTCACTGCTGTTGACTTTAATCCTTTTGCCGATGGAGAACTGCTTTTAACAGCGCCTGCAACTGAATCTCAAAAAGAAATTTGGGCTTCTGTACAAATGGGTAGCGATGCTAACTGTGCCTACAATGAATCCCAAAAATTGTGGTTGAGAGGAATACTTAATGTTGACGCTTTGCGGTTAGCTTTGCAAGAGCTTGTTCTTCGTCATGAAGCTTTGAGGACCACCTTTAGTCCAGATGGGATTAACCTTTGTATTGTGGCTTCACTCAATCTTGAAATTCCAGAAATCGATCTTTCAGGATTGGATTTTCAGGAACGAGAGACTAAATTAGCGAATTTGCTAAAAGAGGCTGTAGAGAATCCGTTCGACCTTGAGCATGGACCATTGATTCGGGTACAGCTTATTAAAACTCAAGATCAGGAAAATCTTTTGCTTTTAACAGCCCATCATATTATCTGTGATGGCTGGTCTTGGGCAGTGCTAATGACGGATCTCGGTAAATTATATACCGCCTTAAAAAATGGAGAAACTCCTGATTTAGAGGAGCCAGAATATTTTAGTGAATATGCGATCGCGCAGCAAGAGGCTAAAGGTGATGAAGAAGAGATCGCTACTGAAGCATATTGGTTAAATCAGTTTTCCGATTCCATTCCCGTTTTAGACTTCCCCACTGATCGCCCTCGTCCATCAGTACGAACTTTTGAGGCTGCTCGCGAAGATTGGGATCTAAGCCCTGTCCTAGTTAGTAACTTAAAGCAATTGGGAACTAAGCTAGGATGCAGTTTTACAACTACGCTACTTACAAGTTTTGAAGTATTCCTACATCGTTTAACTGGAAGTAACGAGATTATTGTTGGAACCCCTGCTGCTGGTCAAGCGGCTACGGGCAACTATCAGTTAGTCAGTCATTGTGTAAATTTGCTCCCTTTACGCAGTTGGGTTGACGGAAATCAAGCATTCAGCGATTATTTGCAACTGCGACGACCAATTATTTTGGATGCCTACGATCATCAATTATTTACCTTTGGTAGTTTAATAGAAAAATTAGCAATCCCTCGCGATACCAGTCGCATTCCACTTGTACCGATTACATTCAACCTCGATCAAGGGCTAGATAACGATCGCCTATTGTTTGAAGATCTAAAAGTAGAATTTTCGACAAATCCCCGCAGCTATGAAAATTTTGAAATGTTTATTAATGCCACAGAGTTGCGTGGCAAAGTTACTCTAGAGTGCCAATACAACACGAACTTATTTGATGCAGCGACGATTCGCCGTCGCTTGGCAGAGTTTGAGACTTTGCTGCTAGGTATTGTCGAGTCTCCTGATACCACTATCGATCAATTACCGCTTTTACCAGAAGTCGAGCAGCAGTTACTGGTGGCATGGAACCAAACACAAGTAGATTATCCTCGTAATTCTTCAATCCAAGAGGTGTTTGAAGCACAGGTAGTTGCTACTCCAGATGCGATCGCGCTAATTTTTGAGAATGAGCAAATTAGCTATCAGGAGTTAAATAGTCGGGCTAACCAGCTCGCGCACTACTTGAGAGGCTTAGGAATTGTTGCTGATAGTTTAGTTGGCATTTACATTGAGCGATCGCTAGAGACCGTTGTTGGTATTCTCGGTATTTTGAAGGCTGGAGGTGCATATGTTCCACTCGATCCATCTTATCCTTCAGAACGTTTAGCGTTTATGGTGACAGACACTCAGGTATCTGTGCTTCTTACACAACAAAGATTAGTCGAACAACTGCCACCTAGCAATGCTCGCGTTGTTTGCTTGGACACTGATTGGGAAGCGATTGCCTTAGAAAGCCAAGCAAATCCAGTCTGTAATGTTACCCCAGACAATCTAGCCTATGTGATCTATACCTCTGGCTCCACAGGGATTCCCAAGGGTGTAAGTGTCGTCCATCGAGGAGTCGTGCGACTTGTAAAAAGCTCTAACTATGCTGATTTTAGCGCCAGTCAGGTTTTTCTCCAACTTGCGCCACTTGCCTTTGACGCTTCAACATTTGAGGTCTGGGGAGCATTGCTGAATGGAGCGAGGCTAGTCCTGTTCCCATCCGACAAACCTTCCCTTGACGAATTAGGACAGATCATTGACCGTTATAACGTCTCCATTATCTGGCTCACCGCAGGACTGTTTCATCTAATGGTGGATGAACAACTTGAATCGTTACGTCCATTACAACAATTGTTAGCAGGAGGCGATGTCCTTTCAATAAACCATGTCCAAAGGTTTCGTGAAGCGTTGCCCAACTGTCGGTTGATTAATGGATATGGCCCAACCGAAAGTACAACCTTTACTTGCTGTTACCCCATTGAAGATGCCAAGAATTTAGGTAGTTCCGTACCGATAGGTCGCCCCATCGCCAATACAGAGGTTTATATATTGAATCCCCAGTTGCAACCGATGCCAATTGGTGCGATCGGCGAAATATACATTGGCGGAGATGGATTAGCATCGGGTTACTTTAATCGACCTGAATTGACAACTGAGAGATTTGTTCCTAATCCATATAGTAGTCAACCAGGTGCAAAACTCTATAAAACTGGCGACTTAGCTCGCTATTTCCCAGATGGTAATATTGAGTTCCTTGGTCGCATTGATAATCAGGTAAAAATTCGAGGATTTCGGATCGAGTTAGGCGAAGTTGAGGCAGTTCTCAGCCAATATCCGTCTATCCAAAAGTCAGTTGTCATCGTTCGCGAAGACAAACCTGCCGATAAGCGTATAGTGGCTTATTTTGTGCCAATACCAGGACAAGAACCTACAGGTACTGAGTTGCGTAGCTTCTTTAAGCAAAAGTTGCCTGACTATATGATTCCCAACGCTTTTGTTAGTTTAGAATCATTGCCCTTATCCCCTAATGGCAAGATTGCTCGCAAAGAACTACCAGCTCCTGATGGAACACTTAGTCTTCAAGAGAGTTATGTTGCTCCGCGAAACACTACCGAGCAGCAGATCGCGGATGTTTGGGCTCAGGTACTTAATTTAGACCGAGTAGGTATCCACGATAATTTCTTTGAGTTAGGAGGACATTCCTTATTGGCAACTCAAATAATTGCACGACTGCGGAAAGCTTTTACTGTTGAGCTATCGCTGCGTACTTTCTTTGAAGCCCCTACTATAGGAGATTTAGGAGAGAGAATTGTGACATTAAATTGGGCGAAACAAAGCGCACAAGCTGCCCAAGACAATCTATCGGATCTGTATGAAGAGGGAGAGCTATGA
- a CDS encoding class I SAM-dependent methyltransferase, protein MDISTTDQQVSKHFDSVAGGYANAYKDGSFFSYFFNRRLEIILESLDKYDHATILDVGCGPGMMAEYAIEKGFEFFGIDISEKMIEECINNFGHARSTHFSVGKLQKLEFSDSSFDVVLCMGALEYIERDELENALAEMLRVLKPEGQIIMSLMNKNSFFTWHRRLRGEILRKIKGRDVQSESYDDLSRPFDEKSICALLKSKQLNNINTIRFGLNIFPYFLESRIPDQLRVKISKALDKLFRGKLKWPYMAFIVKARK, encoded by the coding sequence ATGGATATTTCAACTACCGATCAACAGGTTTCCAAGCACTTCGATTCTGTGGCAGGAGGTTATGCTAATGCTTATAAAGATGGTTCTTTTTTTTCCTACTTTTTTAATCGACGGTTAGAAATCATTCTTGAATCATTAGATAAATATGATCATGCCACAATTTTAGATGTTGGTTGTGGACCAGGAATGATGGCGGAGTATGCTATAGAGAAAGGATTTGAATTTTTTGGGATTGACATTTCCGAAAAGATGATTGAAGAGTGTATCAATAATTTTGGTCATGCAAGATCTACCCATTTTTCTGTTGGTAAGCTTCAAAAGCTTGAATTCTCAGACTCATCATTTGATGTAGTGCTTTGCATGGGAGCGTTAGAATATATTGAACGTGACGAACTTGAAAATGCTCTTGCAGAAATGCTTAGAGTCCTGAAGCCAGAAGGTCAAATCATCATGTCATTGATGAACAAAAACAGTTTTTTTACATGGCATAGAAGATTAAGAGGAGAAATTTTACGGAAAATTAAAGGTCGCGACGTTCAATCTGAGAGCTATGATGATTTGAGCAGACCATTTGATGAGAAATCTATCTGTGCTTTATTGAAATCAAAACAATTAAACAATATCAACACTATACGTTTTGGATTGAATATATTTCCATATTTTTTGGAATCGAGAATTCCTGATCAACTGCGAGTAAAGATAAGCAAGGCTTTGGATAAGTTGTTCAGAGGAAAGCTCAAATGGCCATATATGGCATTTATTGTGAAGGCAAGAAAATAA